The genomic stretch ttttcaaaggctttttcaaGTCAAACTCCTACACAAAAAAACGGATAtcagaaaaaaagtaaagaCTCGACCAAAATAATACAGAGATTAAGCATCGCATTAACGTGAAACGGCGAACGCGAAACGGTGGGCtagctgcttgtcataaaagcatgaaaattatgttaTCCTAACTTGTCTCTCTCTTTATCAAAAATTACTTGATCGCCTGCTGCTAACACGCAAAGAAATGAGCTCAtttcaaacgagtttcttccatttttggcaaaacgtaAACTTtagtccgacgtttgccgtttgccctAAACGCGATGCTTAATCCTTCcatgtcgtaaaaccaaaaccaaagtaattactttggccaatcaaaaaggacggagacaatccagtcaaccaatcaaaatacgAATGAACATTATTCTCTGCCATTTTGACACAATTCCCAAAGCTTATTAACCCTATACCTCCATTCTTCCTTACATACAGTCTTGTTACATTACTATTAGGGTGACGTTCCTTGTGCATCGTCATGAGTTTCCTATTCTTCTTTTCTCCACTTGATGACTCCTGTCCCGTATCTCATGAGAGAGACAGCCCGTGTGTTAGTCGCCTTAATTTTGTTCCTTTCATTCAGGTTTGAAGACATGACAAGACTCGCCCTTCTTGGATAATCCATTTAAACACTTCcctcatttctttttctttgaccgTATCCATCTACAAAATTCCAGGTACTTATATCCCTCGTCCTCAACTTCCTTATAAATTGTCTCTCCGTTCGCTATCTCAATTCCGCTACTTTTTCCGTTAACTTCCCACGCCTCAGGGTTATAACACCACACCTTTTGATCCTAAACTCTATCTCAATATCATGACTGATGACGTGGGCAGTAGATGTTAAACTGTCAATCTCatagtcgtttttttttttttttttttgcaaaaagctttaaatcaGCCATGAATAATAGATGGTTGATCTTAATACCATCTAGCGCATAGCCCAGTTTTACTTTCCTTAAGATATGGGTTAGGGGTACACACGACAAATGATAAACTGTTTTCCAGGAATATACCTTTAAGTATGTTGATATCCCCCAGCTCCTCCCCACACGATGTCAATTCTGTCTACCATTTGTCAATCAACCTCTCTATGGACCCCATAACATTGGCTGATAGGTGTGCAAATTGCAAATTGAGTGGTGTTTTGATCCAACCATGGGGGAACATGTGGTAGGCTAAATGTTATAGTCTACCCATGTCATGGCTGGGTTCTGATGTCTAGTTTTACAATCCACTAGGATTGTTTTATTAATAAGAAGGTGGTCTTTTGCACCCCTTCTGCTCTTCCAGTAGAATCTGATTCTCCTCAAGGAACTTACACATGGTCTCAGAAATGATCCCAGTCATACATAAGTTTCTGCATCAGTTGCAAGCAGGATAGTGGTTGAAAATTATCTACTGCATTGCCTCTAGCAGGGTCCTTCTGGCAGTTCTTCCTGTTGTCAGCCCAACGGGTATCTCAGTTTGCTTGGTTGTTTATTATTTAATTCACTTGAGTGGTGCTTCGTTCATGCAAAGATGTTAGCTTCTTTAACCAATAGCCCAGATAGCCATTGGGTCCTATAAGTCAGTCTATCACCATCATCATTTAGACTTTCATTCAGTAGGCCAACAAGTGGTGAGGCTGAAAATGTATTTCACACCCTGCCATCAACCAATCAGGTCCCATGGTTACCTCGCCATGTTGATAAAGTATTaaatttgaccaataaatgatttttaggggtactccatttgggtactccatagggtactccatggagtacggCTCCACGTTTTGTCCTCTCCTATTTAGCCGTTGGTGCTTCAGAAGATGGATTCCGCACAATTATGAAAATAgcattaaagtgcccataacctaatttttctcacttagtcatctgaatctacacatatctcatagacgtttcgcgaaaaaaaaattgcgatttttccaaaacgcgatttgaaaatgaaattagaaaacgttcaaatttgccgccattttggctcacaattcgccttagtcttctatcgattcttcccggtcacaatactgctgtgacgtagattaaggaacacgtgccttcaagtgaaaaaggaacaGCGATATAAAGagtatagtaaggaataattcccttgaaaatgcctaaaagatgcgtaaccactcgatgtaacaacatagctgatcctaaaaaaagaataagtgtacgtaggaatccttcgactcgcaaaacgcaatacctcaaaaaagaaggaaaaatggttgcagattttgtcttggtaaaaagaagccTGGTAAAACTTCTTCGctgtgctagattcacttcaaagagtatgactttcagtattgtatggacagcaaaacgaaaagatcgttgaaggcggatgagattcgcttacaggaacagacataagcgttgactttaattccctcgcgagaccttccttatcctcttgttcttttctgtaattttgtagcgattcctcgtctgctaatggttcttccacgtaaggttccgtgtagttctgggtttcaATGCTAGCGCTGGCTGACTCGTCAAGAACGGCAACTGCtcgcctcaaattcttttttttaaatcgccagtttattcacttccagattcagagacactttccttgatgataaatataggcatgattgattttttttgtttactgaaaaataccaaaatcgatcgctgagcgataccttggcgttgattagtaagaaaaggtaagacccacgccaacaagcgttccttaatctacgtcacagcgagcctgtgaggtcctgaccagcggaaggggtgtaccaaataaaagtaggattgaaaaaatcgtagaaaattcgcctctcgctggaattgaaaaattctttcgccaaagttcattttttaatgtggactttcaaataggaaaataaaacttttcaagttatgggcactttaacatCGCACTACTATCGGACATTGGCAAAAGATAACCGACAAATGAGTCGGGTGCTGCTTTATGTAATAGaccctagcccctttaaacaacTACCTTGCTCTTACTCCTACATCTCTGTAAACTAGCCTTACCGGTACTTGCACATGATAACCCAGAAAGAGTTTGTTTACCTTGAGGTGAATTTGGTTCAGAGTGTCTTCAATCAAGTGATCACGACGAACctctaaaacaagaaaaggacacATGGCAGATTTCACAGCATCCGTCAAGTCAGGTTCATCTTTCTGAACCTCTTCTCGTATTCTCCGAGCCTGTTGCACTCGTGCTTGATGCACAATTGCATTTTGATACTCTACTCTCATCTGTGAGACGGCATCAATTTTCAGCACTCGCACCTGAATAAAAAGAAACTTCATCTCAACAGAAATCAACAATTTACTTGAATTAGTGACATTGGAGCCTTCAACATCCCCAAAAGTCTTTAATGACAAAGCGACTTAATACCGACCTTCAGTTTTGGCTACAAGACTAATGTTGCATATCAGAACAAGCTTTCAAATTATTAAATTCAAGTGTTAACTGGTTCTTGTTATTGACACCCATTACATTTTTATCCCATGGTATAAAGACTAATAAAGAAGTTAGATTTCTGTGAGCCCAACTTTCTTTAAATATTGCAAATTTATTCCTGCATTAAAACTGGTGTGTTCAGTGAAACTGGAAGATTGCTTATGTCCTACCTTTGATGTTGGATCCAAAATAAATGGATAATCAAGAAGAGATGACTTCTTACCACTTTCCAGTctaaaagacaaagaaagcaaataCATGTAAGCCAAGGATTGTTTTCCATCATCAAGTACTCTTCCTACTTGCCATTCAACCCACACATCTAGTCTTAAAGCAAGTATTCTGGAACAAGAACATCACCAGCACTGCGGCCAGAAAAGAATTTCAAAGTAAATCTGCTGAATATTTAGGTCAGTAGGTAAGCATTAGAGAATGTTAACAGAGTTTGTTGGTTCAACGTGCAATCCACTGGTCAGGAAGAATCACTAGCCAGTTGGAAAGACCTATCAAGCGTTTTTGCAAGTCGGGCTTCAGTGCATGATCCGCAAAGTGCTATGATTAACAACACACGCTTACCCTTTCGTCTCATTCACTGATCTCCAGTGTTCATATTCCTTCTTAAAATCCATTTTCAGTGACAAATCTTCATTATAAAACTCCGAAAGGGAAACAAATTGCTCTCCTTTGCTTTTGTTGATATTGCAACAACTATCGTACAGTAGAGCAAGAGCTTTGCACGTCTCAAGCAAGTGTGGCTCGTTGCATTGACCTGGCGAAATAATGTTGCTCAAGTACACCTCAAACACCTAAAAAgaatgtccaaacaaaaacatcaaaatttATTCCTGATCAAACTACACTAGTACTGGTGGCTTCTTTATAAAATTAACAACAGGCAGGAGTAACTTATTAGAAGAGATGGGGTATTTTAAATAATAGTTATCAAAGGAAAGACTGCTTACTTAATTAAGAGGGCTACCATACGTCATTAACATTCTATCAGATCCTATTAAAGACACCCACCCTAAAACCTCTGGACAATGTCACTATTGACGACTCAATTTTTGAGCAGTCAGATGTTAAGTTCTCTGGTAGTCAATTCTGACTCgagaggaaaactggagtaccaaGAGAAACACCTTCAGTTCAGGTTCAgatcaataataaatttaattattatttactgaAACAGgccacatacatgtatactgttTGACTGCAGAAGAGGGAGGTGCAGATAAAGATGACTATGCAAGCAAAAATTACAGGCATTGGAGAAGATCTGTCATCTAGATGGTAACTTTGTCTGACTTACAGGACTTGAATTTGGTGATTAGAAGGGACCTGGTGTTTCCTTTGGGCAAGccataataaaaagaacaatgcactttatttaagttttaaCTATATTTAGTGCTGAGGCACAAACACaccaataattatttcaatacaatttttattaaaattcagttagagacaaaaggcatcatctcgacgCTCTGGGGAAttaataaatataaggatttgtatgagtttattccagGGAGCATcaagatgatgtcttttgtttctgacTGAATTTTAATCTATCGAAATTGGTCAATCAAATCAACACATATCAAATTGTAGGTTGGTTTATGGGGAGGAAAAAACCAgggtacctggagaaaacctcttggagcagagtagagaaccaacaaattcaactccACCCACATGTGATGACAGATCTGAGAACTGAACCAGGGCAatattggtgggaggagagtgttctcaccactgcaaTGGTGTGataactatttcaaaaaacttCACCCTCTTCCATTACTTAAATTATGAAGAAGCTTCCTctaaaaaacatacccaattcaagacttgagtgaacaaaccataccctatAATTTCAGATCAAAATGGataaaaaaccataccctttgagGCAGCACATACCCACATGGGGAGTACCCCTTCCACCCTCcaacccccccaccccctcccagCACCTTATTCAAAATAGTTCACTTAAcgtcaaaatacatgtaatattctTCAGTTGAGAGATTTCAAAGAAatgttccctgctagcagagttCTCTTTTCGTTTGCGTTCGCTGTGCTGATACGtatgggaaaagagacctctgccatggggtCGATTCTCGCTTTGATCGAACCgctgtccacaaccttggacggcacgactacaaaccgcatgccccatgatatgtttgctgattgTGACTTATGCCCGCTGCGTCTCACACATTACTTTTCAGTatttccgctgttgttaagtgaacCCACACCAcgtgaagtatcacgtgaggattcagTCGCTAAGTAACCATACATGCATACGCATACTCAACACAACGAGTTTCAAGccatagcagaggtctcttttcgcGTACTCGTCAGCCAAGAgaaagcaaaacgaaaagaGATCTTGCTAGCAGGGAAAAAGAAATGATGACCAATAAAAGtaattattagtagtattattataTCGGTTATCATTTCTTTGAAACCTGTACATCCCCTTAATACACCCTATCAACCACTGCATTTCTGTTAACATACCTGAATTAAGTGTTTGAGAGAATCCATGTCATAGCTTGATAAAATACCAGTCATTGCTTGCCATGAATCTGTGGGTAGGTGACTCAACACCACACAAAGTTTACGCAAAATTGCCTGCGATTCTTGGACAAGAGGGTTCTCCAATAAAACAATCAATTGTGCAACTTCATCAGGGTTTATAATAGTTGAGCACAGAGACGCAAGGTGGATTTCTATGGAATTAATGAAAGGTTGTATGAAAATGACTTTTGGTTCAAGGTTAAGAAGAAGTTTGTATGCTTCCCTAATAGCAGGAATATCTAGGAGGTCACGATCATCTCCTTGACCTGTCCTAAAACTATCATTTAGAGCTTGGGATGACGTAAACACCGTCCTGATGGTGTTAATAAGAAATGCTGGGTCTTTACACTGTTTGTAATTCTTGACAGAGGACTCCAGCATTGGTAGTGTAAGGTGCGTTAAGGAGAACTCATTTATCATGTGACCTGATGACATCTCAAGAGCACATTCCTTCTCGAATTCTTCCAAGTCAATAACATCATTGAGTGAACTGTTTGAACTGAACAGCTCTGGTGGCATTCCAGGCAATGAATGGTCGTTCACTAAATTACCCGACAAATTTAACTTTGAGAATTCTGAGTCTAAGGCAAACACATGTTTCTTTGCTTCTTCCTTGACTTCCAATGAGGGCAATTTCGTTGCTCTTTTGTCAGATCCTTCAAAATCTTCCACTTCATTTGCAGAGTTTAATACGCTAGAGGATCCTGTTGCATGATTTCCTGAATTTTTCCTCTTGTCCTCATTCTGCAATGGTAACTGTTTCAAACTTGTAGCAGAACCTTTTCTTGAAAGGCTGGGCTGAAAGAAAGTCTTAAAGGGCGTCGTCGAGAACATACAATGAAGAAACGGTCTGGGTTTGTTTGGCTCTCCACCAAACAGATTCGTTGGTAAGGGTCCGTGTTTCATTCTTTCTTCAAtacaaacatattttttacttcTCGTTGCTAATTCTATGCTCATAACTCCAGCAACATCAGGAGTAAGGCGAATCCCATCTTtactggaaaaacaaaacttgtTTCTACAATCATTCTTTCCACAACCCTTCGTAAGTTGGCAATAATAACACTTTACTAACTCTTCAAAATGGCTCTTGATTTCCGAGAACGACGAATTAGGTTCATCATAGCTTCGCATAGGCATAGCCTCCTTCAAAGATAAATTGGAATCTGAGATAGCAGCAAGATTGCTAGCACTCAAAGTTTTAGCACTGGCTTTCAGAGTGTTTATCTGAGCCAAACTGGAATATTTCTTGGAGCTGTCTAAATTTAAACTAGTCAAAGAACCGCTCAGCACATCTTTGCGAAGTTTAGGTTGGCTGGAATGTTTCGTCAATTTGTGAAACTTGGCGATCGACTCTGTGGATTGCAGAGAATGTCTTTTTGAGTGAGCCATAGGAATTTTTGGAGGTCTTGCTGAAACAACAGCGTGACTGCTCAAAACATCATCCATTTCGAAGATAAATTTCCTTCATCAAACAACAAAAGAGTTTTCCCTTTTTACATACAAAAACAAGGGACCAATCGGTTTCTTAGGAGTAAAACCTTGAAGTTGTACGTTTGACAGTTTGCGTGCGTTGTCGTTACTCATTCCAGAACAAAAAGGCGCCATGTTCGTTGCCGTGACGACTGTAACAATGGTCAGAGGCCTTCGTGGAAGAGtagtttccaaatatggttgtgtgaTGTGTTACTTGGCAATTTCACTTCCTCCAAAGCATGGCGAAAGTGGTAGGGAAaagttttttatattttttgtgaCTTTTTTGTGTTAAATTTAGCTTGATTCTCGACCTTAGGAGTCGTcatagaagtagtagtagtagttagcTTTTAGACAAGATCAAAATAGCGATCTCTGTGTGACTAATTTCCTGATTAATGTTCATTTACATCTGATTCATTTAAGTTTAAAGGTATATTGGGGGTTCAGTTCTGTAGTTTGCAGTCGTTGCTGGATTTTTCCGTAAATAATACACATTTTCTGCTTCCTTTTTAATCAAAAGAGAACAACCTGTTGTTTTTTACGTGGAATTTGTCGTTGTTTTCATTTGAGAGGACATCATCACTATTACACCATTTtggaattgcgcagggaactggggcgagtttccaatttgaaccaatcgataaattgacaccatcacatgaaggataacattgagattggtcatctgtccaagtttgatgcttttaggtcaaacagagaccaagttaccgACTTTAAAACACGgttaaaaatccatacaaacatCTATGattttgaggctgcgtcccccaaaaccatttcttttatgatttctgtaatattcatatGTTTTTCATGTCTCCTATTTCCAGATGGAGGACCATGACAGGATTTTCCAATTGCCCCAAATCTGATAAAAATTTTTTAAGAGTTTATAATTATGGTTTTGGGGGtcgcagcctcaaaattagagacgtttgtatggatttttgaCTATGTTTTaaagtccgtaacttggtctctagtcaacctaaaagcatcaaacttgggcAGATGaccaatctcaatgttatcttttatgtgatggtgtcaatttattcattggttcaaatttgaaactcgccccagttccctgcgcaaataattattagaaaaattataataataatgattgaaatttttatttaGCTGACCACAATAACCTCGCACCTAGCGCAGCAAGGTCCATATAaaaatgaccgagggccaatattcctcaCTACAGTCCAGAGCAAgcaaggttattaagttgtttattgaaCATGGCATCAGTTCTTGAagcgatcggacacttctccACTTGGTGATGTCTTCCATCAACAAACTTTGAACGGCAGCGTTTACAAGTAAAGGAAATTCctcctttttaaaaactttttgaatttccagagagagaaaaaatacagaAATGGGCAATTCCCATGGTAATGGTATGTTCTGTAAAATCCCaaccaaaaaccagccaatcagactGCTCCAGTTAGCTTGAAAATTGCTTACaatataataatagtaattattattattgttatttgctCTGCTACAGTGTAAGTGGGGAGACTGTAAATCAAATCACAACACATGAAGTTAACATAATATAGGCATGAAAACACTAATTTCTCCTTGGTCCATTATCTTTATGGTGGTAGCATATGGATTGCAGAAGCTgcttttgtctttaattttgaGTACTTAAAAAATACCTACAGTGTATGCGCCAATCAAGTGTCATTAATTAAACCAAAGCCAAGTTGATTTTTTGGGTGACTTAGCACCTCTCGTAACGTACTGTATATGTACAATGTGATTGCTTCActaccctagccaaaaacaaaaggctaaacaatttaaacaatgaaacggcttacaataccaaacaatagctggttacaagagctgctacactacttcAGCCACTGAATCAcagttaaggacagtgcctactattgttattgcgcatacgttctgcgcatcttgagatactcagatttcctatgggtggttcTTATTAATACAGTGATTAATATTTTTGcctggtttaaaactatgcagagaaagcagaacttagcaagtgctcttggcatccaaaaagaaaattgggcgaaaccacgcatttttcagagataataaatcttcaatttggaaaaaaacgccatacagtgctttgtattttaaagctttttacaaataattattgttgattagtcatcttcgaaaaatgtgtggtcAATTGATAAGCGTGTGTGACAAGTTTCAATAATTCTTACTCCATTTTATTGTAGGATGAAGAGGATTCAGTGCCCATGTTTGACAGACAATTGTTAAAAGAAGTTGATCTTAGTAAAGGTGTCTCCAGATTACACGAGTGTGGGTTATCTATCAATAATCCTGGTGATAATTTAGTTCTGAGGCCGTTATGCAGTGGCGATTATGAAAAAGGTATTGATTGAAGTTAACACAATAATAGTGGATTTGCACTTATGCTTTGATTTTTTAACCCATGCCCTGGGGCACCCTAGGACGTAAAATCATCTGCAATAGACAGGGTCAATTtctttaagtctcactcccaggagtcaatgggttaaccctttgacacctaaACCAGCtagacttagggtgcgttcgattgacggtattccggaataggaatacatgaatAGAAGTCAGAAATCCTTCTTTTTTACGtatattcacattaaaattgtcaaacacttgctaaaatgctattttatacataaattatctttattatccttgttgcttcaaaatgccagacatgccgttttaaatcatcactaaGTCTCttcgtattcctattccggaatagggtgaatcgaacgcacccttagtattttactctctctaacgccagatgaatttacttgtcaatggggaacccccaggagtcaatgggttcatcactcactgaaaaactatatCCCATTTAATTTAATGGAAGGGTTTTTGACtgattaacccactgacccctcaGAATTCCTAGGATGCCCTACGAttcccccagttgacaagtaaaattgtctggtgttagacagagtaccttatgataggaaattaacgcgactTAAAGTAACACTAAGGCAATGTAAAACGACTCTTGcataaagaaaatcaacatAATGGAGAAGGCAGAATTTCgcaataaaggaaattaatgcGACACAGTTGGTGGTGACCACTGGAACAAGATTATTCATTACTGGATGCAAAGAAATCACTGAACAAGACTGAGCTCTCTGGTCAACAAAACAGTTCTCAAAATTCTCTTAAATGTAGGGGttaatggaaagaaagaaagcttgtaccttattttattgtttttaggtGTCATGAATGTCTGGGAAGGTTTCACAATTAGGGTTATTTAATAAGGAAAATTAagtatgtggaaattaatgctGCACTTTTAATGTCGCAAACAATTTAACACTCACCTTAATTATCCCAACATAAATTAAGGCAAATTTTAACACTTTGCGTTAATTTCATGGATCCtaaatttcctataataaggtaaattTTGTTACATTGTAAGTCTTACTCCCTGGAGTCAGTGTGTTAaggttaattatttttcttttcctgattTCTTATCTCTTAATCATTGCTTTTCAGGTTTTGTATCACTTTTAAGTCAGCTTACCAAGGTTGGAGATGTAACAAAAGAGATGTTTCTGAGTAAGACAAACAGACTATTCAACTGTTACACGTACATTACATCAACAATCTCAAACACTTGTGATGTCTTCATGTTCCCCACACATACAAAGAAGTTCAAAGTAACTTGGTTGTTCACCATCTAAAGTTACATTGTATAACTTTATAGGATGTAAATACAATCATGATTGATAACCCAGTTGTTTAAATTACAGTCAATCGAGGTCCATGGGATGGTAGCCAAATTTTAAATTACTATCGTTTAGTTAGCTGTTTGTCTGGTCAGCCCTGTAGTATATGGTGTCAGCGTTGAGCAGGAGGTCATAAGTCCTAAACCTGGCCTATCTGTAAGAAAGGGGGACAGGCTAAACATGTGTAAAACTGAATCAGAAGGAATGCCGTACATGTGCTGGTAGGAGTTTGTGACTTCTTTAATACTCCATGTATTTGTCACTAGCATACaggagtttcaataaaatttgaattcAGCGGCTGGCTTGAGTAGAGTAACAGACTGTTTTCATTGTCCAAATGATTCTCAATCtgaggtttgaaagaatctgtctttgATTACTTCAATTTGTATATGATTTTAAGTCCAATTTGGATTAAATGAACACAttgaagtaaattttttcaaagacgacataaataggccattttcaaatcatcaaatattcagcttgatagtgaggcagtgaggacaaaaacaatagaaacacgttggagtgaattaatgtgaagaataTTTGCGGGTCATTCCACGGTATTTCGTCCGTTGCGGAATCTACATTCAGAGCTTTTTGGTGTGGGATATCTTGAAATTTATGCAACATAGCAAAGTAATGTCACTTCTGCATGGTAGATGACTATTAGATCTATGCACAAGAGTGGTTTGATTCGTACTGATACAGATGATCGGGAGGCCATCCTAAATTATATGgctgttgcggaatctacacacaaaattctctattttcataaCACCATATTCAAATTAGAATACCTCTGAATTTGGCATGAATTTAATATGTCTGTCTGCTTTACAGTAAAGGGCATTTTATCTTTGTTATACAAATCCCAAAACATTTAAGTTCTGTTGAACACATCTCCATTATCTTTGGTTCAATTTAAATGATGGTGCTGTTGCGGAATCTACGTTGTGGAATCTACATCAGTTACTTTTattaaagcaacaacaacaacaacagcaaagaacttaaagaacaaaaattgaACTTGCACTAGCATGGCAACTACAGTATGATAACAAAAATGCAGTTTTGTCAGTAAAATGAGCATAAGATGTACCTTAATGAAGTGCAATTccataaatttacattatcgacCATACTACGTCATTACATGCCATGTAAAATAATCTCTAAACCTGAAATAATTTAAGAAATCCATCTGAAAACATTACTATAATGATGATCTTGTTTAACGTATTTCCAAGTCAAAACTTATGCACTGcttataaaatttaatgttctgATCACAACtaatcaataattttaaaatgatgcaTCTTTTAACGAGAAACTACATGTGCGTTGGGAGGACTAGGGCCTAAAGAATGCAGCAATGAAACGACACCCAACAGTTACAAAGCTAAACAGAGAAGCAGTCATCAGGTGTGTCAATGCACAACAAATCCCAGTGATCAAGTTGCTCTTAGAAAGTCTAAATTAGGAAACAACACAATGCCACTAATGATTTGCATGCACGTCAttcatcattaattttgatgaaggttttcaagaaatgttaacAGTGGATCCTGTTGAAAAAGCATGCACTTTGTTCCCACATGAATCAAAAAACCattattttagaaattcttTTGGTTAAATTATGGGAAATGTTAGGGCTAACTCATAACCGCTGTAGTTCCTTGAAGAGAATTGTAGATTCCACAACAGAATTGTAGATTCCGCAACAAAaaaaagctaattttttttgcccTTAGAAGAACAAATTCGGGATATATTGCTGCAGTACAACTTACCTCTAGGCATGAATTAGAACTTACCAAACTGGGttaaatttgtttacatttgttcactaataaagaaaactttttagtgtcaaaatgttgcggaatctacattTTGAACATGGAAGGCAAATGCTGCTTAGCTGTAACGACAAGGTTGAGGTCAACTacttgttttacaaaaagaacTAATATTAGAAGATATCTAGAGGTCTTACTAAAAGTTCCAGCTTTTAATTGTTTCGTAACCAAACAAGATATttgtagattc from Montipora capricornis isolate CH-2021 chromosome 12, ASM3666992v2, whole genome shotgun sequence encodes the following:
- the LOC138026953 gene encoding ubiquitin-protein ligase E3A-like, with product MDDVLSSHAVVSARPPKIPMAHSKRHSLQSTESIAKFHKLTKHSSQPKLRKDVLSGSLTSLNLDSSKKYSSLAQINTLKASAKTLSASNLAAISDSNLSLKEAMPMRSYDEPNSSFSEIKSHFEELVKCYYCQLTKGCGKNDCRNKFCFSSKDGIRLTPDVAGVMSIELATRSKKYVCIEERMKHGPLPTNLFGGEPNKPRPFLHCMFSTTPFKTFFQPSLSRKGSATSLKQLPLQNEDKRKNSGNHATGSSSVLNSANEVEDFEGSDKRATKLPSLEVKEEAKKHVFALDSEFSKLNLSGNLVNDHSLPGMPPELFSSNSSLNDVIDLEEFEKECALEMSSGHMINEFSLTHLTLPMLESSVKNYKQCKDPAFLINTIRTVFTSSQALNDSFRTGQGDDRDLLDIPAIREAYKLLLNLEPKVIFIQPFINSIEIHLASLCSTIINPDEVAQLIVLLENPLVQESQAILRKLCVVLSHLPTDSWQAMTGILSSYDMDSLKHLIQVFEVYLSNIISPGQCNEPHLLETCKALALLYDSCCNINKSKGEQFVSLSEFYNEDLSLKMDFKKEYEHWRSVNETKGLESGKKSSLLDYPFILDPTSKVRVLKIDAVSQMRVEYQNAIVHQARVQQARRIREEVQKDEPDLTDAVKSAMCPFLVLEVRRDHLIEDTLNQIHLKEFDLKKPLKIKYVGGGEQGLDMGGLQKEFFHMIVEAIFDPGYGMFTYIEESQSVWLNDSSLESEKEFELVGILLGLAIYNGVILDVRFPQVIYKKLQGEKLDLQDLMSVQPSLAKSLMQLLEFDGDVENTFCYSFQVSSSQYGKLRSAELVSNGENIPVTKSNRELFVTLYVEHLLVKSVERQFMAFSRGFHKVCGGEALTLFRPDELELLICGCPVINFHELELAATYEDGYNYNHPAIQMLWEVVNEMTVGQKKAFLMFVTGSDRVPLKGLANLTFIVQRHGEDSDRLPAALTCFNRLLLPEYNSKEKLMERLIVAIENCKGFGLT